A genomic stretch from Procambarus clarkii isolate CNS0578487 chromosome 14, FALCON_Pclarkii_2.0, whole genome shotgun sequence includes:
- the LOC138364772 gene encoding secreted effector protein EspF(U)-like encodes MLEQLAASPTLPAANMLEQLAASPTLPAANMLEQLAVSSTLPAANMLEQLAIFPTLPAANMLEQLAVSSTLPAANMLEQLTVSSTLPAANMLEQLAVSSTLPAANMLEKLTVSSTLPAANMLEKLTVSSTLPAANMLEQLAVSSTLPAANMLEQLAASPTLPAANMLEQLAVSSTLPAANMLEQLAASPTLPAANMLEQLAVSSTLPAANMLEQLAVSSTLPAANMLEQLAVSSTLPAANMLEQLAVSSTLPAANMLEQLAVSSTLPAANMLEQLAVSSTLPAANMLEQLAASPTLPAANMLEQLAASPTLPAANMLEQLAASPTLV; translated from the coding sequence ATGTTGGAACAGTtggcagcctcccccacactgccagcAGCCAACATGTTGGAACAGTTGGCAGCCTCTCCCACACTGCCAGCAGCCAACATGTTGGAACAGTtggcagtctcctccacactgccAGCAGCCAACATGTTGGAACAGTTGGCAATCTTCCCCACACTGCCAGCAGCCAACATGTTGGAACAGTTGGCAGTGTCCTCCACACTGCCAGCAGCCAACATGTTGGAACAGTtgacagtctcctccacactgccAGCAGCCAACATGTTGGAACAGTtggcagtctcctccacactgccAGCAGCCAACATGTTGGAAAAGTtgacagtctcctccacactgccAGCAGCCAACATGTTGGAAAAGTtgacagtctcctccacactgccAGCAGCCAACATGTTGGAACAGTtggcagtctcctccacactgccAGCAGCCAACATGTTGGAACAGTTGGCAGCCTCTCCCACACTGCCAGCAGCCAACATGCTGGAACAGTtggcagtctcctccacactgccAGCAGCCAACATGTTGGAACAGTTGGCAGCCTCTCCCACACTGCCAGCAGCCAACATGCTGGAACAGTtggcagtctcctccacactgccAGCAGCCAACATGCTGGAACAGTtggcagtctcctccacactgccAGCAGCCAACATGCTGGAACAGTtggcagtctcctccacactgccAGCAGCCAACATGCTGGAACAGTtggcagtctcctccacactgccAGCAGCCAACATGCTGGAACAGTtggcagtctcctccacactgccAGCAGCCAACATGCTGGAACAGTtggcagtctcctccacactgccAGCAGCCAACATGCTGGAACAGTtggcagcctcccccacactgccagcAGCCAACATGCTGGAACAGTtggcagcctcccccacactgccagcAGCCAACATGCTGGAACAGTtggcagcctcccccacactcGTCTGA
- the LOC138364773 gene encoding 300 kDa antigen AG231-like — protein sequence MIDGKLLMTQQPLTYTVTQQPLTYTVTQQPLTYTVTQQPLTYTVTQQPLTYTVTQQPLTYTVTQQPLTYTVTQQPLTYTVTQQPLTYTVTQQPLTYTVTQQPLTYTVTQQPLTYTVTQQPLTYTEEEEEEEEEEEEEEEEEEEEEEEEEEEGFFVVTSVIE from the exons ATGATTGATGGGAAgttactaa TGACACAACAACCACTGACCTACACAGTGACACAACAACCACTGACCTACACAGTGACACAACAACCACTGACCTACACAGTGACACAACAACCACTGACCTACACAGTGACACAACAACCACTGACCTACACAGTGACACAACAACCACTGACCTACACAGTGACACAACAACCACTGACCTACACAGTGACACAACAACCACTGACCTACACAGTGACACAACAACCACTGACCTACACAGTGACACAACAACCACTGACCTACACAGTGACACAACAACCACTGACCTACACAGTGACACAACAACCACTGACCTACACAGTGACACAACAACCACTGACCTACACa gaagaagaagaagaagaagaagaagaagaagaagaagaagaagaagaagaagaagaagaagaagaagaagaagaagaagaaggcttCTTCGTGGTAACGAGCGTTATTGAGTGA